A single window of Streptomyces sp. NBC_00464 DNA harbors:
- a CDS encoding MFS transporter, with protein sequence MSRTRTASVRAVGRVGRQGGPVQTDGRTAAPLSWVWLAAWPVTAVFVLSNAATPLYVLWQRDFGFSKGTLTVVFAFYILGLIGSLLVSGVVSDRIGRKPVLLPALVLALLACLVFATATGVAALIVARLLAGVAVGAVVSAGMAAVTDVAGPERKRLAALLASCAMVFGAGLGPFLAGILSETLPAPTVTVFAVEAVLLVTAVLVVLRMPIQRSPSPAKGAWMRVPSVPRGHGRQLIQGVAVFAPGLAATSFVLSLGPSLLSGLLGTTSRIVAGGMAFAMFLTATGVQFAVRRLRRHAILTAGATGTAMSMITLIVAVRTSSAPILLASALLAGAGQGMGQLGGLSLLNSAVPPQRLAEANAALNVGGYVLAGVLPVSAGYLSDAVGLTGGATVFGVVLMSLAVIGGLVVRTGRDKAPEPA encoded by the coding sequence ATGTCCAGAACTCGGACCGCATCCGTCCGTGCCGTCGGCCGCGTGGGTCGCCAAGGCGGCCCCGTACAGACCGACGGGCGCACCGCTGCCCCGCTGTCGTGGGTGTGGCTCGCCGCGTGGCCGGTCACGGCCGTGTTCGTTCTCTCGAACGCCGCAACGCCGTTGTACGTGTTGTGGCAGCGCGACTTCGGCTTCTCCAAGGGCACCCTGACCGTCGTGTTCGCGTTCTACATCCTTGGCCTCATCGGCTCGCTCCTCGTTTCCGGTGTGGTATCCGACCGGATCGGGCGCAAGCCGGTGCTGCTGCCCGCCCTGGTGCTTGCCCTGCTCGCATGCCTGGTCTTCGCGACTGCCACCGGCGTGGCCGCGCTGATCGTGGCCCGGCTGCTCGCCGGCGTCGCTGTCGGCGCTGTGGTCTCGGCCGGGATGGCTGCGGTGACCGACGTGGCCGGTCCCGAACGCAAGCGGCTCGCCGCCCTGCTCGCCTCGTGCGCGATGGTCTTCGGCGCCGGCCTCGGCCCGTTCCTGGCCGGGATCCTTTCCGAGACCCTGCCCGCGCCGACCGTCACCGTCTTCGCCGTCGAGGCCGTGCTGCTCGTCACCGCGGTCCTTGTGGTGCTGCGCATGCCGATCCAGCGCTCTCCTTCGCCCGCGAAGGGAGCCTGGATGCGCGTGCCCTCCGTGCCGCGAGGTCACGGCCGTCAACTCATCCAGGGTGTTGCCGTGTTCGCGCCCGGACTCGCCGCAACCTCCTTCGTGCTTTCGCTCGGCCCTTCGCTCCTCTCCGGACTGCTGGGCACCACCAGCCGGATCGTCGCGGGCGGCATGGCGTTCGCCATGTTCCTCACCGCCACCGGAGTGCAGTTCGCCGTCCGGCGTTTGCGCCGGCACGCCATTCTCACGGCCGGTGCGACCGGCACCGCGATGAGCATGATCACGCTGATCGTCGCGGTGCGCACCTCGTCGGCGCCGATCCTCCTCGCCTCGGCGCTGCTTGCCGGGGCCGGTCAGGGTATGGGACAGCTCGGTGGCCTGTCGCTGCTCAATTCCGCCGTGCCTCCCCAACGCCTTGCTGAGGCCAACGCCGCGCTCAATGTGGGGGGTTACGTCCTTGCGGGTGTTCTGCCCGTGTCCGCCGGCTACCTCAGCGACGCCGTGGGCCTGACCGGCGGTGCCACAGTGTTCGGCGTGGTCCTCATGAGCCTTGCGGTCATCGGAGGGCTGGTGGTCCGGACCGGCCGGGACAAGGCGCCGGAACCGGCCTGA
- a CDS encoding SRPBCC family protein, producing the protein MNSTAGESRHIGIHIDSPVAAVYAYASDPANLPKWAQGLGGSIEEIDGQWVAESSPMGRVVVAFTPHNELGVLDHDVTLPSGQTVHNPVRVIADGTGSEVVFTLRRQPGMSDADMRRDADMVAADLARLKERTESA; encoded by the coding sequence ATGAACAGCACCGCAGGAGAATCGCGCCATATCGGCATCCACATCGACAGCCCCGTCGCGGCTGTCTACGCCTACGCCTCCGATCCGGCCAACCTCCCGAAGTGGGCGCAGGGGCTGGGAGGTTCCATCGAGGAGATCGACGGCCAGTGGGTCGCGGAATCCTCCCCGATGGGGCGGGTCGTCGTCGCCTTCACTCCCCACAACGAGTTGGGCGTGCTCGACCACGACGTCACGCTGCCCTCCGGGCAAACCGTCCACAACCCGGTTCGTGTGATTGCGGACGGCACGGGAAGCGAAGTGGTGTTCACCCTGCGGCGGCAGCCGGGGATGAGCGACGCCGACATGCGGCGCGACGCCGACATGGTCGCTGCCGACCTGGCCCGGCTCAAGGAGCGGACGGAGTCCGCCTGA
- a CDS encoding phosphotransferase: MTAEGDETEAEALVGGMANAGAVFRRGALVERPAPRTARALHAHLLTLREQGFDGAPMPVGLPSDGREQLTFIPGDVALPPFPRWVMTQTALRSVGSLLRRLHEVSESVAVDTCAEWPRALADPEGGTMLCHNDVCPENVVFRDGRAVAVIDFDLAAPGRPLWDVAMTARYWVPMLDPVSAAGVHPEGLDVPARLRILAESYGLAAQERAELPGVIEQATASCRAFVEDRVAEGDPVYARALTERGGWQRWDRIQEWLVAHREVFTAALLD; encoded by the coding sequence ATGACAGCCGAGGGCGATGAGACAGAGGCCGAAGCACTGGTCGGCGGCATGGCGAACGCGGGCGCGGTATTCCGCCGAGGCGCCTTGGTGGAACGCCCGGCACCGCGCACCGCGCGCGCCCTTCACGCCCACCTCCTCACGCTCAGGGAACAGGGCTTCGACGGCGCTCCGATGCCCGTAGGTCTCCCCTCTGATGGCCGTGAGCAGCTGACGTTCATCCCCGGCGACGTCGCTCTGCCGCCGTTTCCGCGCTGGGTGATGACGCAGACCGCGCTGAGATCGGTGGGAAGCCTGCTGCGGCGCCTGCACGAGGTCAGCGAGTCCGTTGCGGTCGACACATGCGCCGAATGGCCCCGGGCCCTGGCCGATCCGGAGGGAGGAACGATGCTGTGCCACAACGACGTGTGCCCGGAGAACGTCGTCTTCCGCGACGGCCGTGCCGTGGCCGTGATCGATTTCGACCTGGCGGCACCCGGCCGACCACTGTGGGACGTCGCCATGACGGCCCGCTACTGGGTGCCCATGCTCGATCCCGTGTCCGCGGCAGGTGTCCATCCCGAAGGGCTGGATGTTCCGGCGCGATTGCGGATCCTCGCCGAGAGCTACGGTCTCGCCGCCCAGGAGCGGGCTGAACTGCCCGGCGTCATCGAACAGGCCACCGCATCCTGCCGGGCCTTCGTCGAAGACCGGGTGGCCGAAGGCGACCCCGTCTACGCCCGGGCGCTGACCGAGCGCGGTGGGTGGCAACGATGGGACCGCATACAGGAGTGGCTGGTGGCTCACCGTGAGGTGTTCACCGCTGCCCTGCTGGACTGA
- a CDS encoding ArsR/SmtB family transcription factor — MSPTARTATVAHKVLPEPPGLPEPLPEPAVEDLRLETVLAALSDPLRLTIVRKLLLESEQFDHPCGWFGFDRPKSSLTHHFKALREAGITRQRQYGLERRSHVRVDDLDAHFPGLLDLVTAWTPPA, encoded by the coding sequence GTGTCTCCGACCGCCCGCACCGCAACCGTCGCCCACAAGGTGCTTCCGGAGCCGCCCGGCCTGCCCGAGCCGCTACCGGAACCGGCTGTCGAGGACCTCCGTCTGGAGACGGTTCTCGCCGCGCTCAGCGACCCTTTGAGACTGACGATCGTCCGCAAGCTCCTCCTGGAGTCGGAACAGTTCGACCACCCCTGCGGCTGGTTCGGCTTCGACCGGCCCAAGTCCTCTCTCACACACCACTTCAAGGCGCTGCGGGAGGCGGGAATCACCCGCCAGCGGCAGTACGGGCTGGAGCGCCGCAGTCATGTACGCGTCGACGACCTCGACGCCCACTTCCCGGGGCTCCTCGACCTGGTCACAGCGTGGACCCCGCCGGCCTGA
- a CDS encoding class F sortase produces the protein MFGRRAAADGKGGGDGGGARRGPGWGTLVVALLLGLSLIRQGVGGDDGPPQPASAMGDRTGASGAGTWLKGSPPDPLTRSLPERITIPFLDVDAPVGKVGLGVDDWIDAPPLTDDNLAAWYDGSVTPGERGTSVLVGHVDNKAGPAVFYGLGALEKGRRIEVRRTDGTTAVFSVYAVEVVNKAAFPADRVYANTSDPELRVLTCGGGFSRKAGYDGNVVAYARLTAVL, from the coding sequence CTGTTCGGCCGGCGTGCCGCCGCCGATGGAAAGGGCGGAGGCGACGGGGGTGGTGCCCGGCGCGGGCCCGGCTGGGGCACGCTCGTCGTCGCCCTGCTGCTCGGTCTGTCCCTGATCCGGCAGGGCGTCGGAGGCGACGACGGTCCCCCGCAACCCGCGTCGGCCATGGGCGACCGGACCGGCGCCTCGGGTGCCGGTACCTGGCTGAAGGGATCGCCCCCCGACCCCCTCACCCGCTCGCTTCCCGAACGGATCACGATTCCCTTCCTCGACGTCGACGCCCCGGTCGGAAAGGTCGGCCTGGGCGTGGACGACTGGATCGACGCACCGCCACTGACGGACGACAACCTGGCGGCCTGGTACGACGGTTCCGTCACTCCCGGCGAACGCGGCACTTCCGTGCTCGTGGGCCATGTGGACAACAAGGCCGGCCCTGCGGTCTTCTACGGACTCGGCGCACTGGAGAAGGGGCGCCGCATCGAGGTCCGCCGCACCGACGGCACCACGGCCGTCTTCTCCGTGTACGCCGTGGAGGTCGTCAACAAGGCCGCATTCCCCGCCGACCGCGTCTATGCGAACACCTCCGACCCGGAGTTGCGCGTGCTCACCTGCGGCGGCGGCTTCTCCCGGAAGGCGGGCTACGACGGCAATGTCGTGGCATACGCGCGCCTCACGGCCGTCCTTTGA
- a CDS encoding DUF4232 domain-containing protein, with the protein MSSLSRTTSPPSERLRRPRSGRTARRARILRRNVLVPVAIVSFTVVAAGCDGTSASAGPPGATGSVSGGSAQEAEIPSGGASSAPASATVAPEESTAQDPAAGRTTAGAGSAARRCTADGLTMRLGRADAGAGQIYYRLTFANKSTTACTLRGFPGVSLIRRDGSAIGVPAEREGAMRDRAVIGPGKKAEVTLHTLNQGITDSGCWSRPDYLRVYPPGSKDALTLRASQLHICGDRFTTTAVDR; encoded by the coding sequence ATGAGTTCACTCTCGCGCACCACTTCACCACCGTCCGAGCGATTGCGCCGGCCGCGGAGCGGGAGGACAGCCCGGAGGGCTCGCATACTCCGCCGGAATGTCCTTGTCCCGGTCGCGATCGTGTCGTTCACGGTTGTCGCAGCCGGCTGCGACGGCACCTCGGCCTCCGCCGGACCGCCCGGGGCGACGGGCTCCGTGTCCGGCGGTTCCGCGCAGGAGGCCGAAATCCCATCCGGCGGGGCCTCCTCCGCCCCTGCCTCGGCTACCGTCGCCCCGGAAGAATCCACTGCCCAGGATCCCGCCGCCGGCAGAACCACTGCCGGGGCCGGTTCGGCTGCCCGGCGCTGTACGGCCGACGGCCTGACCATGCGTCTGGGCCGCGCCGACGCGGGCGCCGGACAGATCTACTACCGGCTCACCTTCGCGAACAAGTCCACAACTGCGTGCACGCTGCGTGGCTTCCCCGGTGTCTCACTGATCAGGCGGGACGGCAGCGCGATCGGTGTGCCGGCCGAGCGCGAGGGCGCCATGCGGGATCGAGCGGTGATCGGTCCCGGAAAGAAGGCAGAGGTAACTCTGCACACCCTGAACCAGGGCATCACGGACTCGGGCTGCTGGAGCCGGCCCGACTACCTGCGTGTATACCCGCCCGGCTCGAAGGACGCCCTGACCCTGCGGGCCTCCCAGCTCCACATCTGCGGCGACCGCTTCACGACCACGGCAGTGGACCGCTGA